In the Malaya genurostris strain Urasoe2022 chromosome 1, Malgen_1.1, whole genome shotgun sequence genome, one interval contains:
- the LOC131425103 gene encoding proteasome activator complex subunit 3 — MGEGDDTAKKVQDYKDNLIKKAEELIIKGFPEKIVKLNDLLSTSQFAERNFADVYQDLNIPVPDPIELNNVDIEKPEFEEPGAKRSRIDLSTVSGTKVMALPSGRVKCNTPICELIKVVKPVIRSLVEDSNLLKMWISFMIPKIEDGNNFGVSIQEDTLAEIQSVETEAAAFFDQISRYFVSRAKVVSKVAKYPHIDDYRRAVQELDEKEFLSLWLVLSEVRNRYCSLHDIVIKNMEKLKKPRSSNAESLY; from the exons ATGGGAGAAGGTGACGATACAGCGAAGAAG GTTCAAGACTACAAAGACAATCTaattaaaaaagcagaagaattAATTATCAAAGGGTTTCCCGAAAAAATAGTTAAACTCAATGATTTGTTGTCTACTTCCCAATTTGCGGAGCGGAATTTTGCTGATGTCTACCAG GATCTCAACATTCCAGTGCCGGATCCAATTGAACTAAATAATGTGGACATTGAAAAACCTGAATTTGAAGAACCAGGCGCTAAACGTTCACGTATTGATTTATCTACGGTAAGTGGAACGAAAGTCATGGCATTGCCGAGCGGACGTGTTAAATGTAACACTCCCATTTGCGAACTGATCAAAGTCGTCAAGCCGGTCATTCGCTCATTGGTTGAGGATTCTAATCTATTAAAGATGTGGATCTCGTTTATGATTCCCAAAATTGAAGATGGCAACAACTTCGGAGTATCAATTCAGGAGGACACTCTCGCGGAGATCCAGTCAGTCGAAACAGAGGCTGCTGCATTCTTTGATCAAATTTCCAGATACTTTGTTTCGCGGGCTAAAGTAGTATCAAAAGTCGCCAAGTATCCCCATATTGACGATTACCGTCGCGCTGTTCAA GAACTAGACGAAAAGGAATTTCTTAGTTTATGGCTAGTTCTGAGTGAAGTGAGGAATCGCTATTGTTCACTTCACGACATCGTAATTAAGAACAtggaaaagttgaaaaaacCCAGGTCCTCGAATGCCGAAAGTTTGTATTAA